Proteins encoded together in one Ciona intestinalis chromosome 1, KH, whole genome shotgun sequence window:
- the LOC100178806 gene encoding uncharacterized protein LOC100178806 isoform X5 — translation MNRKIVFALFLVVLFVSQAAADDWVRTAIGVAGLVLGRRRRGGWNQANGLKKFSSDAEETLSAAEMEEVMQKIMDHQK, via the exons ATGAATCGAAAGATTGTTTTTGCCCTTTTTCTGGTGGTTCTTTTTGTTTCACAAGCGGCGGCCGACGACTGGGTTCGTACAGCTATAGGGGTGGCAGGTTTGGTCTTGGGTCGTCGTCGTCGTGGAGGTTGGAACCA AGCCAACGGTTTGAAGAAATTCTCCTCTGACGCGGAAGAAACAC tGTCTGCCGCTGAGATGGAAGAAGTAATGCAAAAGATTATGGATCATCAAAAGTAG
- the LOC100178055 gene encoding tumor necrosis factor alpha-induced protein 8, with the protein MADDVKSKDLALKAQKKILSKMAGKNLAKTLIDEKTNDILDELYTVKKGLDGNKKLAEKMLKNIVKVMVKVGLLHRNDQFSADELKVLNKLQQKTKMTAMTIVSFYEVDFTFDKFVLSKQINEQRALLQQVVAKHVTEKSKGRINQIFDVIGETEFLEALFDPQGTYRPSLTKIAERINELLDSGVL; encoded by the coding sequence ATGGCTGATGATGTGAAATCAAAAGATCTTGCGCTAAAAGCGCAGAAAAAAATCCTTAGCAAAATGGCGGGAAAAAACTTGGCAAAAACTCTAATTGATGAAAAGACTAATGACATTTTGGACGAATTATACACTGTTAAAAAAGGTCTTGACGGGAATAAAAAACTGGCTgaaaaaatgcttaaaaatattgtgaaaGTTATGGTAAAAGTTGGGCTGCTACATAGAAATGATCAGTTCAGTGCGGATGAGTTAAAAGTTCTCAATAAACTCCAACAAAAGACAAAGATGACAGCTATGACAATTGTCAGTTTTTATGAGGTCGATTTTACATTTGATAAGTTCGTCTTGTCGAAACAGATCAACGAACAAAGGGCCTTGTTACAGCAAGTGGTGGCTAAACATGTCACTGAAAAATCTAAAGGCAGGATCAACCAAATTTTTGATGTAATTGGAGAAACAGAATTCCTGGAAGCTTTATTTGATCCACAAGGAACCTATAGACCATCCCTCACCAAAATTGCAGAGCGGATAAATGAACTTCTCGATAGCGGAGTATTATAG
- the LOC100178806 gene encoding uncharacterized protein LOC100178806 isoform X4 yields MDRKIVFILLLVVLLVSQATADDGWVRTGLAVARLVVGRRRRRWNEANGLEKLSSDAEETLSAAEMEEVMQKIMDHQE; encoded by the exons ATGGATCgaaagattgtttttattcttcttcTGGTGGTTCTTCTCGTTTCACAAGCGACGGCGGACGACGGCTGGGTTCGCACAGGTCTTGCGGTGGCACGTCTAGTCGTGggtcgtcgtcgtcgtcgaTGGAACGA AGCAAACGGCTTGGAGAAATTATCTTCTGACGCGGAAGAAACGC tGTCTGCCGCTGAGATGGAAGAAGTAATGCAAAAGATTATGGATCATCAAGAGTAG
- the LOC100178806 gene encoding uncharacterized protein LOC100178806 isoform X3, whose amino-acid sequence MDRKIVFILLLVLLHITAVMANWSTGLRCAADALGRRRRRSRSQRRSRSSSSGTTGSSSRSSMRRRRRRRRSSNEEIESDEFASEIADALSAAEMEEVMQKIMDHQE is encoded by the exons atggatcgaaagattgtttttattctactcCTGGTGCTTCTGCATATCACTGCAGTCATGGCTAACTGGTCGACAGGTCTCAGATGCGCGGCTGACGCTTTGGGTCGTCGCCGGCGTCGAAGTCGAAGCCAGAGGCGAAGCCGAAGCAGCAGCAGCGGTACAACAGGTAGCAGCAGTAGAAGCAGCATGAGACGACGACGCCGCCGCCGCCGCAGCAGTAACGA GGAGATTGAATCCGACGAATTTGCTTCGGAAATAGCGGATGCAC tGTCTGCCGCTGAGATGGAAGAAGTAATGCAAAAGATTATGGATCATCAAGAGTAG
- the mama gene encoding molecule against microbes A precursor — translation MDRKIVFALLLLVSLNVSTVYGWSSLGRSLLRLTHALKPLARRSGWDQRAASLNFAPEIEDELEASEMDRIMQQMADEKQD, via the exons ATGGATCGAAAGATTGTTTTTGCTCTTCTTCTCTTGGTGTCTCTCAACGTTTCTACGGTTTATGGATGGAGTTCTCTTGGTCGCTCTCTACTCCGCTTAACGCATGCACTTAAACCTTTAGCTCGCCGATCAGGGTGGGATCA ACGAGCTGCTTCTTTGAACTTTGCTCCAGAAATTGAGGATGaat TAGAAGCGTCTGAGATGGATCGTATCATGCAACAAATGGCAGACGAAAAACAAGACTAG
- the LOC100178806 gene encoding uncharacterized protein LOC100178806 isoform X2, which yields MDRKIVFILLLVLLHITAVMANWSTGLRCAADALGRRRRRSRSQRRSRSSSSGTTGSSSRSSMRRRRRRRRSSNEEIESDEFASEIADALSAAEMEEVMQKIMDHQK from the exons atggatcgaaagattgtttttattctactcCTGGTGCTTCTGCATATCACTGCAGTCATGGCTAACTGGTCGACAGGTCTCAGATGCGCGGCTGACGCTTTGGGTCGTCGCCGGCGTCGAAGTCGAAGCCAGAGGCGAAGCCGAAGCAGCAGCAGCGGTACAACAGGTAGCAGCAGTAGAAGCAGCATGAGACGACGACGCCGCCGCCGCCGCAGCAGTAACGA GGAGATTGAATCCGACGAATTTGCTTCGGAAATAGCGGATGCAC tGTCTGCCGCTGAGATGGAAGAAGTAATGCAAAAGATTATGGATCATCAAAAGTAG
- the LOC100178806 gene encoding uncharacterized protein LOC100178806 isoform X1: MDRKIVFILLLVLLHITAVMANWSTGLRCAADALGRRRRRSRSQRRSRSSSSGTTGSSSRSSMRRRRRRRRSSNEEIESDEFASEIADALSAAEMEEVMQNIMDHQE; this comes from the exons atggatcgaaagattgtttttattctactcCTGGTGCTTCTGCATATCACTGCAGTCATGGCTAACTGGTCGACAGGTCTCAGATGCGCGGCTGACGCTTTGGGTCGTCGCCGGCGTCGAAGTCGAAGCCAGAGGCGAAGCCGAAGCAGCAGCAGCGGTACAACAGGTAGCAGCAGTAGAAGCAGCATGAGACGACGACGCCGCCGCCGCCGCAGCAGTAACGA GGAGATTGAATCCGACGAATTTGCTTCGGAAATAGCGGATGCAC TGTCTGCCGCTGAGATGGAAGAAGTAATGCAAAATATTATGGATCATCAAGAGTAG